The proteins below are encoded in one region of Alistipes communis:
- a CDS encoding menaquinone biosynthetic enzyme MqnA/MqnD family protein has protein sequence MMALIPRIAAVSYLNTIPFIYGIRHAGDLRAELLLTPPALCASNFIDGNADIALLPSAVVPRLKDAELVTDFCIGAEGEVRTVVVVSNTPIEEVRRIWLDAHSRTSVQLTGYLAARRWKIAPQWLDMSDYAVLDTPQEGDAFLLIGDKVFDHEDEFIYSYDLAAEWREATGLPFAFAVWVARKGTPYEVTDALEEALTFGVERIYEAVQQSDYRDRPYAYDYLTRNIDFLFDNEKRKALQKFWTSGVKVTPLVEPG, from the coding sequence ATGATGGCTCTTATCCCCCGAATAGCGGCCGTATCGTATCTCAATACGATACCTTTCATTTACGGTATCCGGCACGCAGGTGACCTGCGCGCGGAACTCTTGTTGACGCCCCCCGCCCTTTGTGCAAGCAATTTCATCGACGGCAATGCCGACATCGCATTGCTGCCGTCGGCCGTCGTTCCCCGGTTGAAGGATGCCGAGCTGGTCACCGATTTCTGCATCGGCGCCGAGGGGGAGGTGCGCACGGTGGTGGTGGTCTCCAACACCCCGATCGAGGAGGTGCGCCGCATCTGGCTCGACGCCCATTCGCGCACGTCGGTGCAGCTGACCGGTTATCTGGCGGCCCGCCGGTGGAAGATCGCGCCTCAGTGGCTCGACATGAGCGACTATGCGGTGCTGGACACGCCGCAGGAGGGCGACGCCTTCCTGCTCATCGGCGACAAGGTGTTCGACCACGAGGACGAATTCATCTACTCCTACGATCTGGCCGCCGAGTGGCGCGAGGCGACGGGCCTTCCCTTCGCCTTCGCGGTGTGGGTCGCCCGCAAGGGGACGCCCTACGAGGTGACCGATGCGTTGGAGGAGGCGCTCACCTTCGGTGTGGAGCGTATCTACGAGGCCGTCCAGCAGAGCGACTACCGCGACCGTCCCTATGCCTACGACTACCTGACGCGCAACATCGATTTTTTGTTCGATAACGAGAAACGCAAGGCTCTTCAAAAGTTCTGGACCTCCGGCGTCAAGGTGACGCCTTTGGTCGAACCCGGCTGA
- a CDS encoding Clp protease ClpP — MKSDIQIRNSADVCYIDIEGTIGVPEQWQFASPDDRVATYEKFRDAVARIAALDAPQVVVNIRSTGGDVNDALLIYDALAALDAEVTTRCYGYVASAATLIAQAASEGRREISAGALYLVHAAACAAEGNAAELEARAELLRKTDERLAALYARRSGRPQEEFAQRMAENNGNGRWLSPEETVAAGLADRIVEGGETAEGERSAVRNLASGWNRLLAAFGLHGAAAPADAAREEDRRNVLHLDDADPAAGRSAIEAAEGQRRHRATQVLAAEDPSVGEIRRSANEAAYAADARQFKTGI, encoded by the coding sequence ATGAAATCCGACATTCAAATCAGAAATTCGGCCGACGTCTGCTACATCGATATCGAGGGGACGATCGGCGTACCCGAACAGTGGCAGTTCGCATCGCCCGACGACCGCGTGGCCACCTACGAAAAGTTCCGCGACGCGGTGGCGCGCATCGCAGCGCTCGACGCCCCGCAGGTGGTGGTCAACATCCGCTCGACGGGCGGCGACGTGAACGACGCGCTGCTGATCTACGACGCGCTGGCGGCGCTCGACGCCGAAGTGACCACCCGCTGCTACGGCTACGTGGCCTCGGCTGCGACGCTCATCGCACAGGCCGCATCGGAAGGACGGCGCGAAATCTCGGCAGGGGCGCTCTACCTGGTGCACGCGGCGGCCTGCGCCGCAGAGGGCAACGCCGCAGAGCTGGAAGCCCGCGCCGAACTGCTCCGCAAGACCGACGAACGGCTGGCCGCCCTCTACGCCCGACGGTCGGGACGCCCGCAGGAAGAGTTTGCGCAAAGGATGGCCGAGAACAACGGCAACGGCCGCTGGCTCTCGCCCGAAGAGACCGTCGCGGCGGGGCTGGCCGACCGGATCGTCGAGGGAGGCGAAACGGCCGAAGGCGAACGGTCGGCCGTGCGGAACCTCGCGAGCGGCTGGAACCGACTGTTGGCCGCATTCGGTCTGCACGGCGCGGCGGCTCCCGCCGACGCAGCGCGGGAGGAGGACCGCCGCAACGTCCTCCACCTCGACGACGCGGATCCGGCCGCCGGCCGTTCGGCGATCGAAGCCGCCGAAGGGCAGCGGCGCCACCGTGCGACGCAGGTGCTTGCGGCCGAAGACCCGTCGGTCGGCGAAATCCGCCGCT
- a CDS encoding magnesium transporter CorA family protein — MITIYLKQYNKIIRNADPKLFDELGYDDILWIDLLNPTIKEQKAVEGFMEISLQTKQQVEEIESTSKYSETENAIISNSNFFVPTGDSFVVQPVSFIISNEGVLVSVRTAEFRTFREAEKRLQMSYRSFSTGYHLFISLLEVRIDYDADLVEMIAKQVAALSKDINSEDSIDKKVIHRINALLESTMLLRENIFDRQRVLSGILRSERFPNDIYPRLQLMIKDVNSLINHADFSFQRLDYIQDAALGLINIEQNEIVKIFSVAAVIFMPATLVASIYGMNFHAMPELDWVYTFPDGTTVPLGYLFAIGLMILFSAGTIWFFRYKKWL, encoded by the coding sequence ATGATTACCATTTACCTCAAACAATACAACAAGATCATCCGCAATGCCGATCCCAAGCTCTTCGACGAACTGGGGTACGACGACATCCTGTGGATCGATCTGCTGAACCCCACGATCAAGGAGCAGAAGGCTGTCGAAGGCTTCATGGAGATCAGCCTCCAAACCAAGCAGCAGGTCGAGGAGATCGAGTCGACCTCGAAGTATTCCGAGACGGAGAACGCCATCATCTCCAACTCCAACTTCTTCGTGCCGACGGGCGATTCGTTCGTCGTGCAGCCCGTGTCGTTCATCATTTCGAACGAAGGCGTGCTGGTGTCGGTGCGCACGGCCGAATTCCGCACGTTCCGCGAGGCCGAGAAGCGGTTGCAGATGAGCTACCGCAGCTTCTCGACGGGCTACCACCTCTTCATCTCGCTGTTGGAGGTGCGCATCGACTACGACGCCGACCTGGTGGAGATGATCGCCAAACAGGTCGCAGCCCTGTCGAAGGACATCAATTCGGAGGACTCGATCGACAAGAAGGTGATCCACCGCATCAACGCCCTGTTGGAGAGCACGATGTTGCTGCGCGAGAATATCTTCGACCGTCAGCGCGTCCTGTCGGGCATCCTGCGCTCGGAGCGTTTCCCCAACGACATCTACCCTCGCCTGCAACTGATGATCAAGGACGTCAACTCGCTCATCAACCACGCCGATTTCAGCTTCCAGCGTCTGGACTATATCCAGGACGCCGCGCTGGGGCTCATCAACATCGAGCAGAACGAGATCGTCAAGATCTTTTCGGTGGCGGCCGTGATCTTCATGCCCGCGACGCTCGTGGCGAGTATCTACGGCATGAATTTCCATGCCATGCCCGAACTGGACTGGGTATACACCTTCCCCGACGGGACGACCGTGCCGTTGGGCTACCTCTTCGCCATCGGACTCATGATACTCTTTTCGGCGGGTACGATCTGGTTTTTCCGGTACAAAAAATGGTTGTGA